A genomic segment from Pseudanabaena sp. BC1403 encodes:
- a CDS encoding NAD-binding protein, producing MSVDYDLVVIGMSAHAHKLVSLAAQREARVAWVWDHQVKDAYLNIAQIDHILLLLKNKISDCPKSERLQLFAQQISSIRDNFCQAEILEMLQKNGVDVIVGECKFQGKVQNTHILEVSETAFSERSRAFSQRSLSSRAYAIAHDITPQRKIFGLAEHNYLTANQLLNLEDLPNSIAVLGDDSHACAIAQAINFLGVHTSLITAHLHILPNVDVAIARTLQAQLEAEGIEIYTNTQTTAVSQIEYGRTRIWLDNHTIDCDRLLVPLAPKEFYFPSDRHVYQCHSDQDIAKIMQQTLQTDFWRSVSTPSFSTTVDVLTTPTVAQIGMTELSAKQKYGQDIYILESSTENSLCKIICDHKGLIHGASMFGDRAKLVIEAIAIAMQGKVKIQNIAVLQDLQITEQWEKLHRDCRQQAKFKNWFTFRRDWNI from the coding sequence ATGTCGGTCGATTATGACCTCGTTGTAATTGGCATGAGCGCTCATGCTCATAAATTGGTTAGCCTCGCGGCTCAACGTGAAGCCAGAGTTGCTTGGGTATGGGATCATCAAGTAAAAGATGCTTATCTAAATATTGCCCAGATTGATCATATTTTACTGTTACTGAAAAATAAGATCAGCGATTGCCCTAAATCTGAGCGTTTGCAACTTTTTGCTCAGCAGATATCCTCGATTCGCGATAATTTTTGTCAGGCAGAAATATTAGAAATGCTGCAAAAAAATGGGGTTGATGTAATTGTCGGGGAATGTAAATTTCAAGGCAAAGTACAAAACACTCATATTTTAGAAGTTAGCGAAACCGCTTTCTCAGAGAGATCTAGAGCATTCTCTCAACGTAGTCTCAGTTCACGAGCCTATGCGATCGCCCATGACATCACACCACAACGGAAAATCTTTGGGCTTGCTGAACATAATTACTTAACCGCAAATCAGCTCCTAAATTTAGAAGATCTACCTAACTCGATCGCTGTTTTAGGTGATGACTCCCATGCTTGTGCGATCGCGCAAGCAATAAACTTTCTGGGTGTACATACAAGCTTAATTACTGCTCACCTTCATATTCTACCAAATGTGGATGTGGCGATTGCCCGTACTTTGCAGGCTCAACTAGAAGCTGAAGGGATCGAGATTTATACCAACACTCAAACGACTGCGGTAAGCCAGATTGAGTATGGTCGAACAAGAATTTGGCTAGACAACCATACGATAGATTGCGATCGTCTTTTAGTGCCCTTAGCGCCAAAAGAGTTTTACTTTCCTAGCGATCGCCATGTCTATCAATGCCACAGCGATCAGGATATTGCCAAGATTATGCAACAAACTTTACAAACTGATTTTTGGCGATCAGTCTCCACACCTAGCTTTTCTACGACAGTTGATGTATTGACAACACCAACTGTCGCTCAAATTGGGATGACTGAATTATCTGCAAAACAGAAGTATGGGCAGGACATATATATTTTGGAAAGTTCTACTGAGAATAGCTTATGCAAGATTATTTGCGACCATAAAGGGCTAATACATGGGGCAAGTATGTTTGGCGATCGCGCCAAGTTAGTGATTGAGGCGATCGCGATCGCCATGCAAGGAAAAGTCAAAATCCAGAATATTGCTGTTTTACAAGATTTACAGATTACAGAACAATGGGAAAAACTCCATCGTGATTGTCGCCAGCAAGCGAAATTCAAGAACTGGTTTACTTTTCGGCGTGATTGGAACATTTAG
- a CDS encoding Era-like GTP-binding protein, which translates to MQDYPQQVRDRLINYRNLFQKELTESELVEILALEEKLDKSAIAIALFGMVSRGKSSLINALLGQKLSETGATHGTTKDVAVYAWNAGGKIQLRLIDTQGIDEIGGEIRGELALESAKQADLILFVIAGDMTRLEQEAIANLQKSYKPILLIFNKTDLYPKCDRHAIHQALQNIEMQKLISPQEIVLTSAEPKPFKVRLQYSDGRDSQEVWEQPKPDIQSLKERILALLNTEGKELLAVNVLRSLLEIQNAVTQRHIQKLQASTAIAAMVFIAEAIGMLLSPLRWVDGLISGIFTGLFVSWMIGKYPSQKKYLWLMVILAIAVFAGGLGINNEVAHYIQIVGSGLSLLLLFKSLIADIDQSRASGKLGAKTLITEIIRDVPEGSILKRFRNI; encoded by the coding sequence ATGCAGGATTATCCACAACAGGTGCGCGATCGCCTAATCAATTATCGCAATTTATTTCAAAAAGAATTAACGGAATCTGAGCTAGTAGAAATATTAGCACTTGAAGAGAAGCTAGATAAAAGTGCGATCGCGATCGCACTTTTTGGCATGGTATCACGGGGAAAGTCATCATTAATTAATGCTTTGCTGGGACAGAAGCTAAGCGAGACGGGCGCTACTCATGGCACAACTAAAGATGTTGCAGTGTATGCGTGGAATGCTGGCGGAAAAATTCAACTGCGATTAATTGATACACAGGGGATTGATGAGATTGGTGGTGAAATAAGAGGAGAACTTGCCTTGGAATCAGCTAAACAAGCTGATTTAATTTTGTTTGTGATTGCTGGAGATATGACGCGGTTAGAACAAGAAGCGATCGCTAATCTCCAAAAATCCTATAAGCCAATTTTGTTGATTTTTAATAAAACTGATCTCTATCCTAAGTGCGATCGCCATGCCATTCATCAAGCATTACAGAATATAGAAATGCAGAAGCTGATCTCACCGCAAGAGATTGTCTTGACATCAGCAGAGCCGAAGCCTTTTAAGGTAAGGCTTCAATATAGTGATGGGCGCGATAGTCAAGAAGTTTGGGAACAGCCGAAGCCTGATATCCAATCTTTAAAAGAGCGAATTCTAGCTTTGCTAAATACGGAAGGGAAAGAACTGTTAGCCGTGAATGTATTGCGATCGCTTTTAGAAATCCAAAATGCGGTCACGCAAAGACATATCCAAAAATTACAAGCATCAACGGCGATCGCAGCTATGGTATTTATTGCCGAGGCAATCGGGATGTTGCTATCACCTTTGCGATGGGTCGATGGCTTGATTAGTGGTATTTTTACTGGCCTATTCGTGAGCTGGATGATCGGCAAATATCCGAGTCAGAAGAAGTATTTATGGTTAATGGTGATTTTGGCGATCGCTGTTTTTGCTGGAGGTTTAGGCATTAATAACGAAGTTGCTCACTATATCCAAATTGTTGGGTCGGGCTTAAGTCTATTGTTGCTATTTAAGAGTCTCATCGCTGATATCGATCAGAGTCGAGCCTCTGGCAAGCTTGGTGCAAAAACATTAATCACCGAAATTATTCGAGATGTCCCCGAAGGCTCGATATTAAAACGATTTCGGAACATTTAG
- a CDS encoding DUF1830 domain-containing protein, which translates to MSIFDPLPAGLHDKKIVCSYVNATSKIQIARITDVPQWYFERVVFPGQNLIFEAIASAHVEIHTGMMASSILSDTIPCVQLQVEEASCALPDWVPIKHIDDDSLHDPSALLNLPEPEVVS; encoded by the coding sequence ATGTCCATATTTGATCCGTTACCTGCTGGTTTGCATGACAAAAAGATTGTCTGCTCCTATGTAAATGCTACTAGCAAAATCCAAATAGCTCGGATCACCGATGTCCCTCAATGGTATTTTGAGCGAGTCGTATTCCCTGGGCAAAATCTTATATTTGAGGCGATCGCCTCGGCACATGTTGAGATTCATACAGGTATGATGGCAAGCTCCATACTTTCGGATACAATTCCCTGTGTCCAATTACAGGTAGAAGAAGCTAGCTGCGCCTTGCCAGACTGGGTTCCCATCAAACATATTGATGATGACTCACTTCACGATCCATCGGCGCTGCTGAACCTACCTGAACCTGAAGTAGTCTCCTAA
- a CDS encoding Uma2 family endonuclease gives MVQAAIPKVKYLSYEEYYAYDDGSDIRYELEDGELVAMPPESIFNSDVSMRLLFALGKFIPAHLLRYKEVSIEVSGRRAKVRIPDLIILGEECRIALEMTKRGTITHDMPPPLVVIEVVSAGHENEARDYRFKRSEYAARGIAEYWIVDPVRSQITLLSWVEGFYEEAIYTGDVVIKSGVIPDIEIDLRDILG, from the coding sequence ATGGTTCAAGCCGCGATTCCCAAAGTCAAGTATCTATCCTACGAAGAATACTATGCCTATGATGACGGCAGTGATATCCGCTATGAGCTAGAGGATGGAGAATTAGTTGCAATGCCCCCAGAATCAATTTTTAACTCTGATGTATCAATGCGATTATTGTTCGCATTAGGTAAATTTATTCCTGCCCATTTATTGAGATATAAAGAAGTTTCGATTGAGGTAAGTGGTCGTAGAGCTAAGGTCAGAATACCTGATCTGATAATTTTGGGCGAAGAATGTCGGATAGCTTTAGAGATGACGAAGAGAGGAACAATTACCCATGATATGCCGCCGCCATTGGTGGTAATTGAGGTCGTATCTGCTGGACATGAAAATGAAGCAAGAGACTATCGTTTTAAGCGCTCTGAATATGCTGCGAGAGGAATTGCTGAGTATTGGATAGTCGATCCTGTACGTAGTCAGATTACGCTGCTATCTTGGGTTGAAGGCTTTTATGAAGAAGCTATTTATACAGGTGATGTAGTGATTAAAAGTGGCGTAATTCCTGATATTGAGATTGATTTGAGAGATATTCTGGGTTAA
- a CDS encoding PAS domain S-box protein yields MLVQNSIYLDLAIDRNPIIVSPNILVLDAIRLMNQLLDSSPSKQPTDQILLEARSSCVLVVDGSKLIGIFSKLDVMHLVQKQVNLQSLKIVDVLSDCPMVIRRSQIQDLESMLNLLHGSRCRHLPVLDDFDKIIGVATQESILFAKNRLAEDTLVNVEAQKRAVLNAIPDLIYRISADGIYLECFSSNYVTDLLPSDFDPINKHFSDVLPNDLANRKLHAIEQAIATNKIQSFEQQWNINGQIQYEEVQIVKVNDQEVLTIIRNISDRKQSEEALRESEMRFRSVFDNAAVGISVAALDGKHLAVNQALCQMLGYTENELQVLTFQEITHPDDLEIDLYHYQKLLSNEIDGFHIEKRFCHKNGQFIWGLMSVSIVRDPENQPMYDIALIQNINELKTTQQQLYRLNQELETRIQQRTADLAESEKRKQEILNAIPDLLLRLKQDGTCLDCMLPIVPDKEAFFPIQQNISEVLSPTVLAEQLEVFNEAIITGEVQVYEHKLQKYGEWVYEEVRVSPCGEDEVLVLVRNISDRKRAEEALQLSNEKLIATNKELERVTNLKDEFLAAMSHELRTPLNAILGISEGLLEQAFGELNQRQQGSLKTIQKSGQHLLELINDVLDVAKIEAGMFTLDLTSVSVRYLCDSSLSFVKHLANQKNIQLNLIIHDDVPTAIVIDERRMRQLLINLLSNAVKFTQKNGTVNLEANLANVAIGFSGANSEENFKPEIRFSVSDNGIGISVEDINRLFQPFVQIHSSLSRQYAGTGLGLNLVKKLAELHGGQVSIESKVGEGSCFTVSFPYESS; encoded by the coding sequence ATGCTAGTACAAAACAGCATTTATCTTGACCTTGCGATCGATCGCAACCCAATTATAGTTTCACCTAATATCTTGGTACTGGACGCAATTAGGCTGATGAATCAATTACTTGATTCATCACCGTCTAAGCAGCCTACCGATCAAATATTGCTTGAAGCCAGATCAAGCTGTGTGCTAGTAGTTGATGGAAGTAAGTTAATCGGGATTTTTTCTAAGTTGGATGTCATGCACCTAGTGCAGAAGCAAGTAAATCTCCAAAGCTTGAAGATTGTTGACGTGCTTTCGGATTGCCCAATGGTAATTAGGCGATCGCAAATTCAAGATTTAGAGTCAATGCTCAACCTCTTGCACGGATCTCGATGCCGCCATCTACCTGTGCTTGATGACTTTGACAAAATAATTGGAGTTGCTACACAAGAAAGTATTCTCTTTGCAAAAAATAGACTAGCTGAAGATACTTTAGTTAATGTGGAAGCCCAAAAGCGAGCAGTTTTAAATGCAATTCCCGACCTAATTTATCGTATTAGTGCTGATGGCATTTACCTAGAATGCTTCTCAAGCAACTATGTCACTGATCTGCTCCCATCTGACTTTGATCCGATCAACAAACATTTCTCAGATGTACTGCCCAACGATTTAGCAAATCGCAAATTACATGCAATTGAACAGGCGATCGCTACTAATAAAATTCAGTCTTTTGAGCAGCAATGGAATATTAATGGACAAATACAATATGAAGAGGTGCAGATAGTTAAAGTAAACGATCAAGAAGTTTTAACAATTATTCGGAATATTAGCGATCGCAAGCAGTCTGAAGAAGCACTACGCGAGTCGGAAATGCGGTTTAGAAGTGTATTTGACAATGCTGCGGTGGGAATTTCAGTAGCAGCACTTGATGGAAAACATCTGGCTGTCAACCAAGCTCTATGTCAGATGTTGGGATATACAGAGAATGAGCTACAAGTTTTGACCTTTCAAGAGATCACCCATCCTGACGATCTGGAGATCGATCTCTATCACTATCAGAAACTACTTAGCAATGAGATTGATGGTTTTCATATTGAGAAACGATTTTGTCATAAAAATGGACAATTTATTTGGGGGTTGATGAGTGTTTCCATAGTTCGTGACCCTGAAAATCAGCCTATGTATGATATCGCGCTGATTCAAAATATCAATGAACTAAAAACTACTCAACAACAGCTATATAGACTCAATCAAGAATTAGAAACTAGAATTCAGCAAAGAACCGCCGATCTGGCTGAAAGTGAAAAGCGCAAACAAGAAATACTCAATGCGATTCCCGATTTACTACTCCGTCTTAAACAAGATGGGACTTGCCTTGATTGTATGTTGCCAATTGTTCCAGACAAAGAAGCCTTTTTCCCAATCCAGCAAAATATTTCTGAAGTTTTATCGCCGACAGTTCTAGCTGAGCAACTCGAGGTATTCAATGAAGCAATTATCACAGGCGAGGTGCAAGTCTATGAACACAAGCTCCAAAAATATGGCGAATGGGTTTATGAGGAAGTTCGGGTTAGTCCTTGTGGTGAAGATGAAGTCCTAGTATTAGTGAGAAATATCAGCGATCGCAAACGTGCGGAAGAAGCTCTCCAGTTGAGTAATGAAAAGCTGATCGCAACTAATAAAGAACTAGAACGGGTTACTAATCTTAAGGATGAGTTTCTTGCCGCAATGAGTCATGAGCTGCGGACTCCGCTCAATGCCATTTTAGGGATTTCCGAAGGCTTGCTGGAGCAGGCTTTTGGTGAACTGAATCAGCGTCAACAGGGTTCATTAAAAACAATTCAAAAAAGTGGTCAACATCTTTTGGAGTTAATTAACGATGTTCTCGATGTTGCCAAAATTGAAGCAGGGATGTTTACCCTAGATCTAACATCGGTCTCGGTACGCTATCTATGCGACAGTAGCCTTAGCTTTGTTAAACATCTAGCTAATCAAAAAAATATTCAATTAAATCTCATAATTCATGATGATGTGCCAACAGCGATCGTGATTGATGAGCGTAGAATGCGACAGTTGCTAATTAACTTATTGAGTAATGCTGTCAAGTTCACCCAAAAAAATGGGACAGTCAATCTCGAAGCAAATTTAGCTAATGTTGCTATAGGTTTCTCAGGAGCAAATTCAGAAGAAAATTTTAAACCTGAGATTCGTTTTTCAGTGTCTGATAATGGTATCGGTATCTCTGTGGAGGATATCAACAGACTATTTCAGCCCTTTGTGCAGATTCACAGCAGCCTCAGTCGTCAGTATGCAGGAACAGGGCTAGGTTTAAATTTAGTGAAGAAACTTGCTGAACTGCACGGCGGGCAAGTAAGCATTGAGAGTAAAGTCGGTGAAGGTAGTTGCTTTACTGTCAGCTTTCCCTATGAAAGTAGCTAA
- a CDS encoding photosystem II high light acclimation radical SAM protein, with protein MSTTDFIKDPQDLASDISGVAVGCDRILYIRLPCNPIFPIGVVYLSDHIHKVAPHVQQNIFDLGTVPPLDFYGALDRAIDKFQPNLLVFSWRDIQIYAPVGGRGGNPLQNAFEFYYAKNPFKKFRGAVNGLRLFTSYYTELWRNSNLIKRGLSRARRYHPEAKAVIGGGAVSVFYEQLGNVLPKGTIISVGEGESLLERLVQGREIEGDRCYVAGETKPRARLIHEQPAPIEKSACNYEYIESIWEDFNYYFRDRDFYIGVQTKRGCPHNCCYCIYTVIEGKQVRINPTDEVIKEMRQLYDRGVRNFWFTDAQFIPAKKFIDDAVELLEKVKASGMTDIHWAAYIRADNLTPYLCQLMVETGMSYFEIGITSGSQELVRKMRMGYNLKSVLQNCRDLRAAGFNELVSVNYSFNVIDETLETVRQTIAYHRELEAIFGADKVEPAIFFIGLQPHTHLEDYAFKNNILKKGYNPMSMMPWTAKKLLWNPEPLGSFFGEVCLEAWKRDDDDFGRTVMDILEERLGRAPLEEALAAPMKELVNA; from the coding sequence ATGTCTACCACTGATTTCATAAAAGATCCTCAAGATTTAGCTAGTGATATATCTGGTGTAGCCGTAGGCTGCGATCGCATTCTCTACATTCGTCTTCCATGCAACCCGATTTTCCCGATAGGCGTAGTTTATTTATCTGATCACATTCATAAGGTTGCACCCCATGTGCAACAAAATATTTTTGACTTAGGCACTGTGCCACCTCTTGATTTTTATGGGGCGCTAGATCGGGCGATCGACAAGTTTCAACCCAACTTATTAGTATTTTCATGGCGTGATATTCAGATTTATGCACCTGTGGGCGGACGTGGTGGCAATCCCCTTCAAAATGCCTTTGAGTTTTACTATGCCAAAAATCCTTTTAAAAAATTCCGTGGCGCTGTCAATGGACTACGCCTATTTACCTCCTATTACACCGAGCTTTGGCGCAACTCAAATTTAATCAAGCGCGGCTTAAGTCGAGCCAGACGATATCACCCTGAAGCCAAGGCGGTAATTGGTGGCGGTGCGGTCAGTGTTTTTTATGAGCAATTAGGAAACGTCCTTCCCAAAGGAACAATCATCTCTGTTGGCGAGGGTGAATCTTTATTAGAGCGTTTAGTACAAGGTCGTGAAATCGAAGGCGATCGCTGCTATGTGGCTGGTGAAACCAAGCCTCGCGCCAGATTAATCCATGAGCAGCCCGCACCGATTGAAAAAAGCGCCTGTAATTACGAATATATTGAATCGATTTGGGAAGATTTCAACTATTATTTCCGCGATCGCGACTTTTATATTGGTGTGCAAACAAAGCGGGGATGTCCTCATAACTGTTGTTATTGCATTTATACGGTAATCGAGGGTAAGCAAGTTCGCATCAATCCCACCGATGAAGTAATCAAGGAAATGCGCCAACTTTACGATCGCGGCGTTCGTAATTTCTGGTTCACCGATGCTCAGTTTATTCCTGCGAAGAAGTTTATTGATGATGCTGTAGAACTTCTCGAAAAAGTCAAAGCATCGGGGATGACTGATATTCATTGGGCAGCCTATATCCGTGCTGACAATCTCACGCCTTATCTTTGTCAGTTAATGGTAGAGACAGGTATGAGCTATTTCGAGATCGGCATTACTAGCGGCTCTCAAGAACTTGTTCGTAAAATGCGCATGGGCTATAACCTCAAATCAGTTTTACAAAACTGTCGCGATCTCAGAGCCGCAGGTTTTAATGAATTAGTATCCGTTAACTATTCTTTTAACGTGATCGATGAGACTCTAGAAACAGTACGTCAGACGATCGCCTATCACCGAGAATTGGAAGCTATTTTCGGTGCGGATAAAGTAGAACCTGCGATCTTCTTCATTGGGTTACAACCACATACCCATTTGGAAGATTATGCTTTCAAAAACAACATTCTCAAGAAAGGCTATAACCCAATGAGCATGATGCCTTGGACTGCCAAGAAGTTACTTTGGAATCCTGAACCTCTAGGTTCATTCTTTGGGGAAGTATGTCTAGAAGCATGGAAGCGTGATGATGATGACTTTGGGCGGACGGTAATGGATATTCTTGAAGAACGTCTAGGACGCGCACCATTGGAAGAAGCTCTCGCTGCTCCGATGAAAGAACTAGTAAATGCTTAA
- a CDS encoding sterol desaturase family protein gives MKFVIAFLVLWILFGILEWLYPLRKEQKHFRQGWLTDVAHFFFNHILVNIGTYLVAAFLYTFFRGAISPALQLAVRSQPVLLQFAEAFFIAQLSFYVVHRLAHTVPWLWRFHAIHHSSAELDWLASARLHPLEMIIVNIAVGVPLFLLGFTRETFGIYLVFSAILPILNHSNTKFQFPILDHIIATPNFHHWHHSNDLVARDKNFSGFPIIDLFFGTYYVPKNQMPVTYGVDEIIPQTYWQQLLYPFQSQYK, from the coding sequence ATGAAATTTGTTATTGCTTTTTTGGTGCTTTGGATTTTATTCGGCATACTTGAATGGTTGTATCCATTGAGAAAAGAGCAAAAGCACTTTCGTCAAGGTTGGCTCACAGATGTTGCCCATTTTTTCTTTAATCACATTCTTGTGAATATCGGTACATATCTAGTTGCCGCCTTCCTATATACCTTTTTTAGAGGTGCAATTTCACCAGCATTGCAACTGGCGGTCAGGAGTCAACCTGTGTTACTTCAATTTGCTGAAGCTTTTTTTATTGCCCAGCTATCATTTTATGTAGTGCATCGCTTAGCGCATACAGTGCCTTGGTTATGGCGATTTCACGCAATTCATCATAGTAGTGCAGAACTAGATTGGCTAGCTTCGGCTCGTCTACATCCTTTGGAAATGATCATTGTGAATATTGCGGTGGGAGTACCACTATTTTTATTGGGATTCACAAGGGAAACTTTTGGAATTTATCTCGTGTTTAGTGCAATTTTACCGATTTTAAATCACTCTAATACAAAATTTCAGTTCCCGATTCTCGATCACATAATTGCAACACCTAACTTTCATCACTGGCATCACAGCAATGATCTCGTCGCTCGCGACAAGAATTTTTCTGGCTTTCCAATTATCGATTTATTTTTTGGCACATATTATGTCCCAAAAAACCAGATGCCCGTAACCTATGGAGTTGATGAGATAATTCCTCAAACCTACTGGCAACAGTTGCTTTATCCTTTTCAATCTCAATACAAATAA